The following proteins are co-located in the Haliotis asinina isolate JCU_RB_2024 chromosome 13, JCU_Hal_asi_v2, whole genome shotgun sequence genome:
- the LOC137259597 gene encoding perlucin-like → SSISANRCPPGFQQHRRSCYWFSTITGSFAEAASYCRYLESHLATVENRDEDSFIKGYAIRHRRAPNYWLGGTDLTVEGKWLWEGQRRMNYAHWPRQPDNSKGQEHCLELRRVSGTYDWNDIKCDTPSHFICERKPEGCM, encoded by the exons tccagcatatccgcaaata GATGCCCGCCAGGATTTCAGCAACACCGAAGGTCCTGCTACTGGTTCTCCACCATCACAGGTTCGTTTGCGGAGGCAGCT TCCTACTGTCGGTACTTGGAGAGCCACCTGGCGACGGTAGAAAACAGAGATGAAGACTCGTTCATCAAAGGATATGCTATTCGACATAGGAGAG CTCCCAATTACTGGCTTGGTGGTACCGATCTGACCGTAGAGGGGAAATGGCTGTGGGAAGGACAACGTCGCATGAACTATGCACACTGGCCAAGGCAACCTGATAACTCCAAAGGCCAGGAACACTGTCTGGAGTTAAGGAGGGTGTCGGGAACGTATGACTGGAATGATATCAAATGTGACACTCCATCACATTTTATTTGTGAAAGGAAACCAGAAGGTTGCATGTAA